In Chryseobacterium lactis, a single genomic region encodes these proteins:
- the typA gene encoding translational GTPase TypA, which produces MQNIRNIAIIAHVDHGKTTLVDKIIHATNIFRENQESGELIMDNNDLERERGITILSKNISVTYKDTKINVIDTPGHADFGGEVERVLKMADGVILLVDAFEGPMPQTRFVLQKALELGLRPLVVINKVDKPNCRPDEVHDQVFDLFFNLEATEEQLDFPTFYGSSKQGWFNTSLEQTEDILPLLDGILQYVPEPKVTEGNLQMQITSLDFSSFLGRIAIGKVTRGEIKESQWIGLAQADGKVVKGKVKELYVFEGLGKKKVTEVQAGDICAVVGFDAFQIGDSFVDLENPEPLERTAIDEPTLNMTFSINNSPFFGKDGKYVTSNHLKERLTKELEKNLALRVQQTDDANTFLVFGRGILHLSVLIETMRREGYEMTIGQPQVILREIDGVNCEPYESLVVDVPEEFASRVIDLATQRKGDLHIMETKGEMQHMEFEIPSRGLIGLRSQMLTATAGEAIMAHRFTEYKPFKGAIPGRNNGVLISKTTGPATEYSIAKLQDRGKFFVDPGEEIYTGMIIGEQNKPGDLVVNIVEAKQLNNMRASGKDKDTGVAPKILFSLEECMEYIQSDEAIEVTPNFIRMRKKILSEEERKRVERSAKA; this is translated from the coding sequence ATGCAAAACATTAGAAATATTGCGATTATCGCACACGTTGACCACGGGAAGACTACTTTGGTTGACAAAATCATTCACGCTACCAACATTTTCAGAGAAAATCAGGAAAGTGGAGAGTTAATTATGGATAACAATGATCTTGAAAGAGAAAGAGGGATCACCATCTTATCCAAGAATATTTCTGTTACTTATAAAGACACAAAAATTAACGTAATTGATACTCCTGGTCACGCCGATTTTGGTGGAGAAGTAGAAAGAGTATTGAAAATGGCTGATGGGGTTATTTTGTTGGTGGATGCGTTCGAAGGGCCAATGCCACAAACAAGATTCGTACTTCAGAAAGCGTTGGAACTAGGATTGAGACCATTAGTTGTTATCAATAAAGTTGATAAACCAAACTGTCGTCCGGACGAAGTTCACGATCAGGTATTTGATTTATTCTTCAACCTTGAAGCTACTGAAGAACAATTAGATTTCCCAACATTCTACGGATCTTCTAAACAAGGTTGGTTCAACACTTCGTTGGAGCAAACTGAAGATATTTTACCATTATTAGATGGAATTTTACAATATGTTCCAGAACCGAAAGTAACTGAGGGGAACCTTCAGATGCAGATTACTTCTTTAGATTTCTCTTCTTTCCTAGGAAGAATTGCGATCGGAAAAGTAACAAGAGGTGAAATTAAAGAATCTCAATGGATCGGTCTTGCTCAGGCAGATGGTAAAGTGGTAAAAGGAAAAGTAAAAGAACTTTATGTTTTCGAAGGACTAGGAAAGAAAAAAGTAACTGAAGTACAAGCTGGAGATATCTGTGCTGTAGTAGGTTTTGATGCATTCCAGATCGGAGATTCATTCGTAGATCTTGAAAATCCTGAACCATTGGAAAGAACTGCAATTGATGAGCCTACGTTGAACATGACGTTCTCTATCAACAATTCACCTTTCTTCGGTAAAGATGGTAAATATGTAACATCTAACCACTTGAAAGAGAGATTGACAAAAGAATTAGAGAAAAACTTAGCATTAAGAGTTCAGCAGACTGATGATGCGAACACTTTCTTGGTATTCGGTAGAGGTATTCTTCACTTATCTGTTTTGATCGAAACAATGAGAAGAGAAGGATATGAAATGACAATTGGTCAGCCGCAGGTTATCTTAAGAGAAATCGACGGGGTAAACTGTGAGCCTTATGAATCATTAGTTGTTGACGTTCCTGAAGAATTTGCTTCAAGAGTTATCGACCTTGCGACTCAGAGAAAAGGTGACCTTCACATTATGGAAACTAAAGGTGAAATGCAGCACATGGAATTCGAAATTCCTTCAAGAGGCTTGATCGGATTACGTTCTCAAATGTTGACAGCTACTGCAGGGGAAGCTATTATGGCACACCGTTTCACAGAATACAAGCCTTTCAAAGGTGCTATTCCTGGAAGAAACAATGGGGTGTTAATCAGCAAAACTACAGGTCCGGCTACAGAATATTCTATCGCTAAACTACAGGACAGAGGTAAGTTCTTTGTTGATCCGGGTGAGGAAATCTACACAGGAATGATTATCGGTGAGCAAAACAAGCCGGGAGATTTGGTTGTAAACATCGTAGAAGCAAAACAGTTGAACAACATGAGAGCTTCAGGAAAAGATAAAGAT